One part of the Amaranthus tricolor cultivar Red isolate AtriRed21 chromosome 16, ASM2621246v1, whole genome shotgun sequence genome encodes these proteins:
- the LOC130802521 gene encoding uncharacterized protein LOC130802521 has product MSFSKFNFASSTSSSSSSDEENELIHNMVDYAFQYTIPPIVSTLQPRVRTKKKCRIQRDHSKGHSQLFNDYFAENPTYSSRLFRRRFRMRKHVFLRIMEAVSNNDPWFTTNIDATGRKCLSALQKCTAALRMLAYGVAADQVDEYLRISESTARKALSHFTKGIINQFGQHYLRKPTPQDLTRLLTFSEERGFPGMIGSVDCMHWEWKNCPAAWKGQYQGRAGVATLILEAVADHDLWIWHAFFGMPGSYNDLNVLYRSPLLVDLFEGRAPPVNFTMNGNQYGMAYYLTDGIYPKWATFIQSITEPQTAKARLFAQHQEAARKDVERAFGVLQARFAIIRKPSLAWDEERLSDIITSCIIMHNMIVEDERDTYTHYADGREFMGDRPKGQSEGTSGLNDDFEYYTDRIVDINRYLANKDDVEDRQTHLSLKDDLVENIWQKFGENRN; this is encoded by the coding sequence ATGAGCTTTTCTAAGTTCAATTTTGCCTCATCCActtcaagttcttcatcttctgacGAAGAGAATGAACTAATACATAATATGGTTGATTATGCCTTTCAATACACAATTCCTCCCATTGTTTCAACACTACAACCAAGGgtgagaacaaaaaaaaaatgtcgaaTTCAAAGAGACCATTCAAAAGGTCATTCCCAActatttaatgattattttgctgAAAATCCTACATATTCTTCTCGATTGTTTCGACGTAGGTTTAGGATGAGGAAACATGTATTTTTACGGATAATGGAAGCTGTCTCCAACAACGATCCATGGTTCACTACCAACATTGATGCAACTGGTAGAAAATGTCTAAGTGCTTTACAAAAGTGTACTGCAGCTCTTCGTATGCTAGCATACGGGGTGGCTGCTGATCAAGTTGATGAGTACCTCCGAATTAGCGAAAGCACAGCACGAAAAGCACTcagtcatttcacaaagggaATAATCAACCAATTTGGGCAACATTATTTGAGAAAACCAACACCACAAGATTTGACGAGATTATTAACTTTTAGTGAAGAACGAGGATTCCCTGGCATGATTGGTAGTGTTGATTGCATGCATTGGGAGTGGAAGAATTGCCCAGCAGCATGGAAAGGGCAATATCAAGGCCGAGCTGGTGTTGCAACATTAATTCTTGAAGCTGTCGCCGATCATGACCTATGGATATGGCATGCCTTTTTTGGGATGCCAGGTTCATATAATGATCTCAACGTGCTATATCGATCACCtcttttagttgatttgtttgaaggaaggGCACCACCTGTCAATTTCACGATGAATGGAAATCAATACGGCATGGCTTACTATCTCACTGATGGCATTTATCCTAAATGGGCTACTTTTATTCAGTCTATTACTGAACCGCAAACAGCAAAAGCAAGGTTATTTGCCCAACATCAAGAAGCAGCAAGAAAGGATGTGGAGCGAGCATTTGGGGTGTTGCAAGCTCGATTTGCAATAATTAGAAAGCCCTCACTTGCTTGGGATGAAGAACGACTCTCTGATATAATTACTTCTtgtataattatgcataatatgaTAGTGGAAGATGAAAGAGATACATATACACACTATGCTGATGGTAGAGAGTTCATGGGAGATCGCCCAAAAGGTCAATCAGAAGGTACAAGTGGATTAAATGATGACTTTGAGTATTACACAGATAGAATTGTTGATATCAATCGATACTTGGCAAATAAGGATGATGTTGAAGATCGACAAACACATTTATCCTTAAAAGATGACTTGGTTGAAAATATCTGGCAAAAGTTTGGAGAGAACCGCAATTaa
- the LOC130802522 gene encoding uncharacterized protein LOC130802522 — translation MFHHHHQSHNVNSNIDMYSTPIRGESLDENEMEYDDDDDDDVDENQGNDQDVQYGEDGGNSVHHVDASLYTQPSFQDLVSQFGSPPSFTQLVQPSQQLPNNNDEVPIPSKKSWDLIEDIALICSVMNTSTDPIVSTNQKIRVRWQKVKEAYEAARMERPHLIPRRTADMLKCRWGRVAPACLKWSGSYDEAVRRKKSGTTDEDVLKEAHLIHQRKHGNFNLIEQWKILRKYNKWKQVVKTNQKKQLDQQPTDDVSSKSSGKRSRTEEDSETPTSEPQGGSSTRPEGVKKAKARMTGKMVADQSIQALSAFGEKYRMNWEIYESLSKKETLQPWEADMMVQLGQYLQNYNRQ, via the exons atgtttcaccaccatcatcaatctcACAATGTCAACTCTAATATTGATATGTATTCAACTCCAATAAGGGGTGAAAGTTTAGATGAAAATGAgatggagtatgatgatgatgatgatgatgatgttgatgaaaATCAAGGAAATGATCAAGATGTTCAATATGGTGAAGATGGAGGAAATTCTGTTCATCATGTTGATGCTAGTCTTTACACGCAACCATCATTTCAAGATCTAGTTTCACAATTTGGTTCACCACCGAGCTTCACTCAATTGGTTCAACCATCTCAACAGCTacctaataataatgatgaagtCCCTATACCTTCAAAGAAAAGTTGGGATTTGATTGAAGATATTGCTCTCATATGTTCAGTCATGAACACAAGTACAGATCCAATTGTGAGCACCAACCAAAAGATAAGAGTGAGGTGGCAGAAAGTTAAGGAAGCTTATGAAGCAGCGAGGATGGAACGACCCCATCTGATCCCACGAAGAACCGCCGACATGCTTAAATGTCGTTGGGGTAGAGTTGCTCCAGCATGTTTGAAGTGGTCTGGAAGTTATGATGAGGCTGTTAGGAGGAAGAAGAGTGGCACGACAGACGAAGATGTGCTTAAAGAAGCGCATTTAATCCATCAAAGAAAACACGGTAACTTTAACTTGATTGAGCAATggaaaattttaagaaagtatAACAAGTGGAAGCAAGTggtaaaaactaatcaaaaaaaacaattgGATCAACAACCAACTGATGATGTTAGTAGTAAAAGTAGTGGGAAAAGATCAAGGACCGAAGAAGATTCTGAAACTCCAACAAGTGAACCTCAAGGAGGATCATCCACGCGCCCCGAGGGTGTGAAGAAGGCTAAGGCTCGCATGACAGGGAAGATGGTCGCAGATCAATCAATTCAAGCTTTGAGTGCATTTGGAGAGA AATATCGAATGAATTGGGAGATCTATGAATCATTAAGCAAAAAGGAAACTCTTCAGCCATGGGAAGCTGATATGATGGTTCAACTTGGACAATACCTTCAGAATTACAATCGTCAGtag
- the LOC130802908 gene encoding putative cyclin-B3-1 isoform X1, whose amino-acid sequence MVILKAKNESSGPAKNAGMSKFKVYSEKQKKINGRNSINGDTKFLRTSLVSNTGKGTLFASNTTNKSKVYISGTEATTSSNDTLDKTMTKTKVRRRALADVSNIQSRTSRFDKLSGSRNSMVFGTQCSIASSSQALTENVKPNLTRTTTVSKALNPSAKANAKTLRESSNFHGVQVNESRGTMLGQTSMKSNIITRNSLPPVMRANWCDYGDLQGKIKAKLTRGVTASKTSNPSAKANAKTLRSSFNFHRGQVNETMGTMTRRTSKISNIIARKSLSPVMKSDSSDLQGHTRSAEKSTRKIGFPVKARAFGKSIIQVSNLKGKAPKEKLNDDFILKATRKQTIKDVRGGLKISVKPLARTSVHMSNNQKNIKSKSMCTLGKPLGYPARRAKVAASFAKTSNPIVSCEKVVERGIPTQSSDTLKPQSSDITASKRSRRRKSYTSSLISRSKLLEVRNEAKEDEHFPNIDDEGNPLEAAEYVDDIYEYYWTMEAQSTPMENYMRIQSDVTPQMRGLLINWLIEVHLHFDLIPETLYLTVAVLDRYLSTVTVKIKELQLVGLASLLLASKYEDFWHPRVKHLISISPEPCTVKQMLETEKGILKQLKFRLNLPTAYVFMLRFLKASQSNKRHEHLAYYLIELCLVEFEALRFRPSLLCASAVYVARCTLHTVPTWTPLLGKHARYDKLQMRECAEMILRIHKAASSGVLKVTHDKYMQPEFGSVAAIRPLDNLPV is encoded by the exons ATGGTGATTCTAAAG GCCAAAAATGAGAGTTCTGGACCTGCTAAGAAtg CTGGTATGAGTAAATTCAAGGTTTACTCAGAAAAGCAGAAGAAGATCAATGGTCGGAACAGCATTAATGGTGATACCAAGTTTTT GAGGACTTCCCTCGTGTCAAACACAGGCAAGGGGACTCTATTTGCGAGTAACACGACTAACAAA agTAAGGTTTATATAAGTGGCACTGAGGCGACTACAAGCAGCAATGATACTCTTG ACAAGACTATGACCAAGACCAAGGTTAGACGAAGGGCATTAGCCGATGTCAGCAATATTCAGAGTCGAACTTCTAGATTTGACAAGCTTAGTGGTTCTAG GAATTCAATGGTATTTGGCACTCAATGTAGTATTGCTTCGTCTAGTCAAGCTTTAACA GAAAATGTTAAGCCAAACCTAACACGTACAACTACAGTCTCAAAAGCCTTAAACCCATCAGCAAAAG CCAATGCCAAAACTCTGAGGGAATCTTCAAATTTTCATGGGGTCCAAGTAAATGAAAGTAGGGGAACTATGCTCGG GCAGACTTCCATGAAGTCTAATATAATTACAAG GAATTCTCTTCCACCAGTGATGAGAGCTAATTGGTGTGATTATGGTGACTTACAG GGAAAAATTAAGGCGAAACTGACACGTGGTGTCACAGCCTCAAAAACCTCAAACCCTTCAGCAAAAG CCAATGCCAAAACtctgaggtcatcttttaattTCCATAGGGGCCAAGTAAATGAAACTATGGGAACCATGACAAG GCGGACTTCCAAGATAAGTAATATCATTGCAAG GAAATCTCTTTCACCAGTAATGAAGTCTGATTCTAGTGACTTGCAG GGACATACTAGAAGTGCAGAAAAATCTACTAGAAAAATTGGTTTTCCAG TAAAAGCAAGGGCTTTCGGAAAATCTATAATACAAGTGAGCAATCTCAAAGGCAAAGCTCCTAAGGAAAAATTGAACGATGACTTCATACTGAA GGCCACGAGAAAGCAAACAATCAAGGATGTACGTGGAGGGCTAAAAATATCAGTCAAG CCACTTGCCAGAACCAGTGTACATATGTCTAATAACCAAAAGAACATAAAATCTAAGAGCATGTGTACTTTAGGCAAGCCTCTTGGATATCCTGCCAGAAGAGCGAAGGTTGCTGCATCTTTTGCAAAGACTTCTAACCCTATAGTTTCTTGTGAAAAAGTTGTTGAAAGAGGAATTCCTACACAAAGTAGTGATACCTTAAAGCCACAATCATCAGACATCACAGCTAGTAAAAGATCTAGACGCAGGAAATCATATACATCTTCACTGATATCAAGATCAAAG TTACTAGAAGTGAGAAATGAAGCCAAGGAAGATGAACATTTTCCAAATATTGATGATGAGGGTAATCCTCTTGAAGCTGcggaatatgttgatgacatcTATGAGTATTATTGGACAATGGAG GCACAGAGTACACCAATGGAAAATTATATGAGGATTCAATCAGATGTTACACCTCAGATGCGAGGGTTGTTGATTAATTGGCTTATTGAG GTACACCTCCATTTTGATCTGATTCCAGAAACACTTTACCTGACAGTGGCTGTGCTAGATAGATACCTTTCGACAGTTACAGTAAAGATAAAAGAGTTACAGTTGGTTGGTCTTGCATCTCTTTTGCTTGCATCAAAGTATGAGGACTTCTGGCATCCAAGG GTCAAACACTTGATTAGTATCTCACCTGAGCCATGCACCGTAAAGCAAATGCTTGAAACG GAAAAAGGAATTCTCAAGCAGCTAAAATTTCGGCTGAATTTGCCAACAGCTTATGTCTTCATGCTAAGGTTCCTTAAGGCTTCTCAGTCAAATAAAAGG CATGAACATCTTGCATACTATCTCATTGAATTATGCTTGGTTGAATTCGAAGCCTTGAGGTTCAGGCCATCATTGTTATGTGCTTCAGCTGTCTACGTTGCCCGTTGTACCCTACATACGGTTCCAACATGGACTCCATTGCTTGGAAAGCATGCACGCTATGACAAACTTCAGATGAG AGAATGTGCAGAGATGATCCTGCGAATCCATAAAGCTGCTAGTTCAGGAGTCTTGAAGGTCACTCATGACAAGTATATGCAGCCCGAGTTTGGCAGTGTTGCAGCCATCAGACCTTTGGACAACCTTCCTGTATGA
- the LOC130802908 gene encoding putative cyclin-B3-1 isoform X2, with protein MTKTKVRRRALADVSNIQSRTSRFDKLSGSRNSMVFGTQCSIASSSQALTENVKPNLTRTTTVSKALNPSAKANAKTLRESSNFHGVQVNESRGTMLGQTSMKSNIITRNSLPPVMRANWCDYGDLQGKIKAKLTRGVTASKTSNPSAKANAKTLRSSFNFHRGQVNETMGTMTRRTSKISNIIARKSLSPVMKSDSSDLQGHTRSAEKSTRKIGFPVKARAFGKSIIQVSNLKGKAPKEKLNDDFILKATRKQTIKDVRGGLKISVKPLARTSVHMSNNQKNIKSKSMCTLGKPLGYPARRAKVAASFAKTSNPIVSCEKVVERGIPTQSSDTLKPQSSDITASKRSRRRKSYTSSLISRSKLLEVRNEAKEDEHFPNIDDEGNPLEAAEYVDDIYEYYWTMEAQSTPMENYMRIQSDVTPQMRGLLINWLIEVHLHFDLIPETLYLTVAVLDRYLSTVTVKIKELQLVGLASLLLASKYEDFWHPRVKHLISISPEPCTVKQMLETEKGILKQLKFRLNLPTAYVFMLRFLKASQSNKRHEHLAYYLIELCLVEFEALRFRPSLLCASAVYVARCTLHTVPTWTPLLGKHARYDKLQMRECAEMILRIHKAASSGVLKVTHDKYMQPEFGSVAAIRPLDNLPV; from the exons ATGACCAAGACCAAGGTTAGACGAAGGGCATTAGCCGATGTCAGCAATATTCAGAGTCGAACTTCTAGATTTGACAAGCTTAGTGGTTCTAG GAATTCAATGGTATTTGGCACTCAATGTAGTATTGCTTCGTCTAGTCAAGCTTTAACA GAAAATGTTAAGCCAAACCTAACACGTACAACTACAGTCTCAAAAGCCTTAAACCCATCAGCAAAAG CCAATGCCAAAACTCTGAGGGAATCTTCAAATTTTCATGGGGTCCAAGTAAATGAAAGTAGGGGAACTATGCTCGG GCAGACTTCCATGAAGTCTAATATAATTACAAG GAATTCTCTTCCACCAGTGATGAGAGCTAATTGGTGTGATTATGGTGACTTACAG GGAAAAATTAAGGCGAAACTGACACGTGGTGTCACAGCCTCAAAAACCTCAAACCCTTCAGCAAAAG CCAATGCCAAAACtctgaggtcatcttttaattTCCATAGGGGCCAAGTAAATGAAACTATGGGAACCATGACAAG GCGGACTTCCAAGATAAGTAATATCATTGCAAG GAAATCTCTTTCACCAGTAATGAAGTCTGATTCTAGTGACTTGCAG GGACATACTAGAAGTGCAGAAAAATCTACTAGAAAAATTGGTTTTCCAG TAAAAGCAAGGGCTTTCGGAAAATCTATAATACAAGTGAGCAATCTCAAAGGCAAAGCTCCTAAGGAAAAATTGAACGATGACTTCATACTGAA GGCCACGAGAAAGCAAACAATCAAGGATGTACGTGGAGGGCTAAAAATATCAGTCAAG CCACTTGCCAGAACCAGTGTACATATGTCTAATAACCAAAAGAACATAAAATCTAAGAGCATGTGTACTTTAGGCAAGCCTCTTGGATATCCTGCCAGAAGAGCGAAGGTTGCTGCATCTTTTGCAAAGACTTCTAACCCTATAGTTTCTTGTGAAAAAGTTGTTGAAAGAGGAATTCCTACACAAAGTAGTGATACCTTAAAGCCACAATCATCAGACATCACAGCTAGTAAAAGATCTAGACGCAGGAAATCATATACATCTTCACTGATATCAAGATCAAAG TTACTAGAAGTGAGAAATGAAGCCAAGGAAGATGAACATTTTCCAAATATTGATGATGAGGGTAATCCTCTTGAAGCTGcggaatatgttgatgacatcTATGAGTATTATTGGACAATGGAG GCACAGAGTACACCAATGGAAAATTATATGAGGATTCAATCAGATGTTACACCTCAGATGCGAGGGTTGTTGATTAATTGGCTTATTGAG GTACACCTCCATTTTGATCTGATTCCAGAAACACTTTACCTGACAGTGGCTGTGCTAGATAGATACCTTTCGACAGTTACAGTAAAGATAAAAGAGTTACAGTTGGTTGGTCTTGCATCTCTTTTGCTTGCATCAAAGTATGAGGACTTCTGGCATCCAAGG GTCAAACACTTGATTAGTATCTCACCTGAGCCATGCACCGTAAAGCAAATGCTTGAAACG GAAAAAGGAATTCTCAAGCAGCTAAAATTTCGGCTGAATTTGCCAACAGCTTATGTCTTCATGCTAAGGTTCCTTAAGGCTTCTCAGTCAAATAAAAGG CATGAACATCTTGCATACTATCTCATTGAATTATGCTTGGTTGAATTCGAAGCCTTGAGGTTCAGGCCATCATTGTTATGTGCTTCAGCTGTCTACGTTGCCCGTTGTACCCTACATACGGTTCCAACATGGACTCCATTGCTTGGAAAGCATGCACGCTATGACAAACTTCAGATGAG AGAATGTGCAGAGATGATCCTGCGAATCCATAAAGCTGCTAGTTCAGGAGTCTTGAAGGTCACTCATGACAAGTATATGCAGCCCGAGTTTGGCAGTGTTGCAGCCATCAGACCTTTGGACAACCTTCCTGTATGA